In one window of Ferriphaselus amnicola DNA:
- a CDS encoding site-specific integrase encodes MKELRRKVILPVFQLSELTTEDDPQAFKRVIDQGKGHLDLIYHYRFVWDEQVGRGFNYNLFPVVLSREGMPWHLGTLYILSQLEGETSPVMTSYQSKADDLGAYKEWLDTQIRPDELIFQFPKIKLRRPTYRYHGHLQKQIQAGEIAPSTGRRRMGTVVAFYRWLIENNYFQPEYPPWEEKKFQLVFKTTEGRAISKRVISTDVSIRTPKSEDPFAGAIQDGGKLRPLTGKEQDWILEATLAKGNTECYLFQLFVLATGARIQTAGTLRLRHFIQSNPHYSKSLTGEGEVFKLKAGPGTGIDTKNDKNGVLQVPRPIYELLHTYATSERAKVRRGRFEVKHGEHPDPYLFLTQQGSPYFTARDEALRFNPELDRRHEKTGQTVRQFLNEQVIPYVREHHNKNFHYRIHDLRASFGMNMTELLMKLVQAKTITLHRARMTVKDLLWHESLTTTDLYLNYRNQMDAIYEAVNGYGNQLKKWTERAMKGIEVIDE; translated from the coding sequence ATGAAGGAATTGCGGCGCAAAGTAATTTTGCCAGTTTTCCAACTGTCGGAGTTGACGACAGAAGACGATCCTCAGGCGTTCAAACGGGTTATTGACCAGGGCAAGGGACATCTTGATCTAATCTACCACTACCGCTTTGTCTGGGATGAGCAAGTTGGGCGTGGCTTCAACTACAATCTGTTTCCTGTTGTCCTTAGCCGAGAGGGGATGCCTTGGCACCTTGGCACTCTCTACATCTTGTCGCAGTTGGAGGGGGAAACTTCCCCCGTCATGACGTCTTACCAGAGCAAGGCTGACGATCTGGGAGCTTATAAAGAATGGCTGGACACTCAGATTCGACCTGATGAATTGATTTTCCAGTTTCCCAAGATCAAGTTGCGACGGCCAACGTATCGCTATCACGGCCATCTTCAGAAGCAGATACAAGCCGGAGAGATTGCGCCTTCAACTGGTAGGAGGCGCATGGGAACCGTGGTTGCTTTCTACCGCTGGTTGATTGAAAACAATTACTTCCAACCTGAGTACCCGCCGTGGGAGGAAAAGAAATTCCAACTTGTATTCAAAACGACCGAGGGACGCGCAATATCGAAGAGGGTAATTTCAACTGACGTTAGTATTCGTACACCAAAGTCGGAAGATCCTTTCGCAGGGGCCATCCAAGACGGCGGCAAGCTGCGACCGCTTACCGGCAAGGAACAGGATTGGATTCTTGAGGCCACCCTGGCCAAAGGTAACACCGAGTGCTACCTGTTCCAACTCTTTGTGTTGGCCACTGGCGCCCGTATCCAGACAGCCGGCACGCTCCGTCTGCGGCACTTCATTCAATCCAACCCACATTATTCCAAGTCGCTAACAGGGGAAGGAGAGGTCTTCAAACTGAAGGCAGGACCAGGCACGGGCATCGACACCAAGAACGACAAGAACGGCGTTTTACAGGTTCCACGACCCATTTATGAACTGCTTCACACCTATGCCACGTCCGAGCGCGCCAAAGTACGGAGGGGCCGGTTCGAGGTCAAGCACGGTGAGCACCCCGACCCCTACTTGTTCCTTACGCAGCAGGGTAGCCCCTATTTCACGGCAAGGGATGAGGCCCTGCGCTTCAACCCCGAACTCGACCGCCGTCACGAGAAGACAGGGCAAACAGTGCGACAGTTCCTCAATGAGCAAGTGATTCCCTACGTGCGCGAGCACCACAATAAAAACTTCCACTATCGAATTCACGACCTCCGTGCCAGCTTTGGAATGAACATGACGGAGCTTCTGATGAAATTAGTTCAAGCAAAAACCATCACCCTGCATCGGGCGCGGATGACCGTAAAGGATCTGCTATGGCATGAGAGCTTAACCACCACAGACCTGTATCTGAACTATCGCAATCAGATGGATGCTATCTACGAAGCAGTGAATGGCTATGGAAATCAGTTGAAAAAGTGGACCGAGCGAGCGATGAAGGGCATAGAGGTGATTGATGAATAA
- a CDS encoding RelA/SpoT family protein, translating into MTDAEILIEEVAAYLKPKDVEHVREALEYGEAAHLGQFRKSGEPYISHPIAVARILTPLHLDVQAIIAALLHDVIEDTDITMEQIAEKFGKPVAQLVDGLSKLDKIEFETREDAEAENFRKMLLAMARDVRVILIKLADRLHNMRTLGSMTAEKTERIARETMDVYAPIANRLGLNAIFQELDDLSFRYLHPNRYAVLTKALKVARGNRREVVGKILDAIRQRLTEQHIQADVQGREKHLHSIYRKMQTKSLAFSQVLDIYGFRVLVDDVASCYVALGALHGLYKPIPGKFKDYIAIPKANGYQSLHTTLFGPFGTPIEVQIRTHEMHKIADAGVASHWLYKTPDAPFNDLHKKTHQWLQSLLESLSQSGDSVEFLEHLKVDLFPDEVYVFTPKGKIMALPRGATAVDFAYNVHTDIGNRCVAAQVNFELVPLRTELSNGDRVEIITAPHAKPNPAWLSYVVTSKARSEIRHFLRTAHFSEAIQLGERLLNQALSSLGLKSWAADEASWNRFLKEIGVKSRDEVLADIGLGRRLNMVVARQLMRVGEEGGHEATSSGVVTIQGTEGMAVQFAKCCRPIPGDPIIGVIKSGQGLVVHTHDCPTLRKGRSGVDKWLDVAWDRNINRPFEVSVKLLVANQRGVLAKVAAAIAEAESNIENVNFTNEGDYTCLHFTLQVSNRLHLANVMRSLRKIPEVVRISRVKNLPT; encoded by the coding sequence ATGACTGACGCCGAGATACTGATCGAAGAGGTCGCCGCCTATCTCAAGCCCAAGGACGTGGAACATGTCCGCGAAGCGCTTGAGTATGGTGAGGCGGCGCATTTGGGGCAGTTTCGTAAATCCGGCGAGCCTTACATTAGCCACCCGATTGCGGTGGCTCGCATTCTTACGCCCTTGCATCTGGATGTGCAGGCGATCATCGCGGCACTTTTGCATGATGTGATCGAAGATACCGACATTACCATGGAGCAGATCGCCGAGAAATTCGGCAAGCCGGTGGCGCAACTGGTGGATGGGTTGTCCAAGCTGGATAAGATCGAATTCGAAACGCGCGAAGACGCGGAAGCGGAGAATTTCCGCAAGATGCTGCTGGCGATGGCGCGCGATGTGCGGGTCATCCTCATCAAGCTGGCTGATCGGCTGCACAATATGCGCACGCTGGGGTCGATGACGGCGGAAAAGACCGAGCGGATCGCCCGCGAAACGATGGACGTTTATGCGCCTATCGCTAATCGTCTTGGCCTGAATGCTATCTTTCAAGAGCTGGACGACCTGAGCTTCCGCTATCTGCATCCGAACCGATATGCGGTATTGACCAAGGCGCTGAAGGTGGCTCGCGGCAATCGCCGTGAAGTGGTAGGTAAGATCTTGGATGCTATCCGGCAGCGGCTGACCGAGCAACATATCCAAGCGGATGTGCAAGGGCGCGAGAAGCATTTGCATAGCATCTATCGCAAGATGCAGACAAAATCGCTGGCGTTCTCGCAGGTGCTGGATATCTACGGTTTTCGCGTATTGGTGGATGATGTGGCATCCTGCTATGTAGCGTTAGGTGCGCTGCATGGCTTGTACAAGCCGATTCCCGGCAAATTCAAAGATTACATTGCCATCCCTAAGGCCAACGGCTATCAGTCCTTGCACACAACACTATTCGGCCCCTTTGGTACGCCGATCGAAGTGCAGATTCGTACCCACGAGATGCACAAGATCGCCGACGCGGGCGTGGCTTCTCACTGGCTATACAAGACACCCGACGCACCGTTCAACGACTTGCACAAGAAAACCCATCAATGGCTGCAAAGTCTGCTGGAAAGCCTGTCGCAGAGTGGCGATTCGGTCGAGTTTCTGGAGCATCTCAAGGTTGACCTGTTCCCCGATGAGGTCTATGTGTTCACGCCCAAGGGTAAGATCATGGCGCTGCCACGTGGCGCGACGGCGGTGGATTTTGCCTACAACGTCCACACTGACATCGGTAACCGCTGTGTTGCTGCTCAGGTCAATTTCGAGCTGGTGCCATTGCGTACCGAGTTGAGCAACGGCGATCGCGTCGAAATCATCACCGCGCCGCATGCCAAGCCCAATCCGGCGTGGTTATCGTATGTGGTCACTAGCAAAGCGCGCAGTGAGATCCGCCACTTTCTGCGCACAGCACATTTTTCGGAAGCGATACAGCTGGGCGAGCGTCTGCTCAATCAGGCGCTTTCGTCTCTTGGCCTGAAAAGTTGGGCGGCAGACGAAGCGAGCTGGAACCGGTTCCTTAAGGAGATCGGCGTTAAGTCGCGTGACGAAGTTTTGGCGGACATCGGCCTCGGGCGCCGTTTGAATATGGTGGTTGCGCGTCAGCTGATGCGCGTCGGCGAAGAAGGCGGTCATGAGGCCACATCCAGCGGTGTGGTCACGATCCAAGGGACGGAAGGTATGGCAGTGCAATTTGCCAAGTGTTGCCGCCCGATTCCTGGCGACCCTATCATCGGCGTCATTAAGAGCGGTCAAGGCTTAGTTGTCCACACTCACGACTGTCCGACTTTGCGCAAGGGGCGTAGCGGCGTGGATAAGTGGCTCGATGTCGCTTGGGATCGCAACATCAACCGTCCGTTCGAGGTGAGCGTCAAACTCTTGGTGGCGAACCAGCGCGGGGTCTTGGCCAAGGTCGCTGCCGCTATCGCTGAAGCTGAATCCAACATCGAGAATGTCAACTTCACCAACGAAGGCGACTACACCTGCTTGCACTTCACCTTGCAAGTCAGTAACCGTTTGCATCTGGCAAACGTTATGCGCAGCCTGCGCAAAATCCCAGAAGTTGTGCGTATTTCGCGAGTGAAGAACTTGCCGACTTAA
- a CDS encoding YicC/YloC family endoribonuclease — protein MIYSMTGYASVAADLPSGALTLELRSVNHRYLDFQVRMPEDLRSLEPALREAVSAQMQRGKIECRINYASRGVATTTTKLNTELLHQLADWSRQIQTVLHDARGLSVSDVLLWEGVLESPAASAEELRTAVLRLMQEAIEEFSSARAREGEKLKQFLLQRVAHIEEIRVAVAPRIPAAIAAYEAKLAARLREAMQGQDSDRLHQEVVLFATRIDVDEELSRLSSHLTEVQRILEKGGAVGKRLDFLMQELNREANTLGSKAVDSEVSRASVEVKLLIEQMREQIQNLE, from the coding sequence ATGATTTATAGCATGACAGGCTACGCCTCTGTAGCAGCAGATTTGCCGAGCGGCGCGTTGACGTTGGAGTTGCGCTCTGTTAACCATCGCTATCTGGATTTTCAGGTGCGGATGCCGGAAGACCTGCGCTCGCTCGAGCCGGCGTTGCGCGAAGCTGTGTCGGCCCAAATGCAACGCGGTAAAATTGAGTGCCGCATCAATTATGCGTCCCGTGGCGTCGCCACAACCACGACCAAGCTTAATACTGAACTTCTGCATCAGCTCGCTGACTGGAGTCGGCAAATTCAGACGGTGCTTCACGATGCGCGCGGATTGAGCGTTTCGGATGTGTTGCTCTGGGAGGGTGTGTTAGAAAGTCCCGCTGCATCAGCGGAGGAGTTGCGGACGGCTGTCTTGCGATTGATGCAGGAGGCAATTGAGGAGTTTTCCTCTGCTCGTGCTCGTGAAGGCGAGAAACTCAAGCAATTTCTGCTGCAACGAGTGGCGCATATTGAGGAGATACGCGTGGCCGTTGCCCCGCGAATTCCTGCTGCGATTGCAGCTTATGAAGCAAAGCTGGCTGCTCGTCTCCGCGAAGCTATGCAAGGACAGGATAGTGACCGCTTACATCAGGAGGTGGTGCTATTCGCTACGCGTATCGACGTTGACGAGGAGTTGTCGCGCTTGTCGTCCCATCTGACCGAGGTTCAGAGAATCCTGGAAAAAGGAGGTGCTGTTGGCAAGCGCTTAGACTTTTTGATGCAGGAACTGAATCGCGAGGCTAATACGTTAGGCTCTAAGGCGGTCGATAGCGAAGTGTCACGCGCCTCGGTAGAGGTGAAACTGCTGATCGAACAGATGCGAGAACAGATTCAGAATTTGGAATAG
- the rph gene encoding ribonuclease PH, with protein sequence MRPSLRLANELRRVRITRHYTKHAEGSVLIEFGDTKVICTASVEERVPPHKRGSGEGWVTAEYGMLPRSTGERMQREAAKGKQSGRTQEIQRLIGRSLRAVVDLQKLGERTIQVDCDVIQADGGTRTASITGAYVALHDAVTKLIRDQKLTESPLKDFIAAISVGIYQGIPVLDLDYVEDSDCDTDMNVVMTGSGGFVEVQGTAEGAPYSRAEMNALLDLAQAGIAQLVEIQGDVLGG encoded by the coding sequence ATGCGTCCCAGCCTACGTCTAGCCAATGAACTGCGCCGAGTGCGTATCACCCGCCATTACACCAAGCACGCCGAAGGTTCAGTATTGATTGAGTTCGGCGATACGAAAGTGATCTGTACCGCTAGTGTCGAAGAGCGCGTCCCCCCGCATAAGCGTGGTAGTGGCGAAGGTTGGGTGACTGCGGAATATGGCATGTTGCCGCGCTCCACGGGTGAACGGATGCAGCGTGAAGCGGCCAAAGGCAAGCAATCTGGGCGCACACAAGAGATCCAGCGCCTGATCGGTCGCAGCTTGCGCGCCGTGGTCGATCTACAAAAGCTAGGCGAGCGCACCATTCAGGTGGATTGCGACGTGATCCAGGCCGACGGCGGCACCCGTACCGCGAGCATCACCGGCGCGTATGTGGCTCTGCACGATGCGGTGACCAAACTGATCCGCGATCAGAAGCTAACTGAAAGCCCGCTCAAGGATTTCATCGCCGCCATTTCGGTCGGCATCTATCAGGGCATACCCGTGCTGGATCTGGACTACGTCGAAGACTCCGACTGCGACACCGACATGAACGTAGTGATGACTGGCTCAGGCGGCTTCGTCGAAGTGCAGGGAACGGCAGAAGGCGCCCCCTACTCTCGCGCCGAAATGAATGCACTGCTGGATTTGGCGCAGGCTGGCATCGCACAGCTCGTCGAGATTCAAGGCGACGTGCTAGGCGGCTAA
- the rpoZ gene encoding DNA-directed RNA polymerase subunit omega: MARITVEDCLKNIPNRFELTLAAAYRARQLANGASYLVEENKDKPTVAALREIGEGKVGLEVLNRGQA, encoded by the coding sequence ATGGCACGTATCACTGTAGAAGACTGTCTGAAGAATATCCCAAATCGCTTCGAATTGACCTTGGCCGCTGCTTATCGCGCTCGCCAACTAGCCAATGGCGCGAGCTACTTGGTGGAAGAGAATAAGGACAAGCCGACTGTAGCTGCCTTGCGCGAAATCGGCGAAGGTAAGGTCGGCTTAGAAGTTCTGAATCGCGGTCAAGCCTGA
- the tsaD gene encoding tRNA (adenosine(37)-N6)-threonylcarbamoyltransferase complex transferase subunit TsaD produces MKNLIPQLVLGIESSCDETGIALYHQERRLLAHALFTQAAMHSEYGGVVPELASRDHVRRALPLIRQTLEQADCQLTDLDAIAYTRGPGLSGALLVGASIGCALGYALDIPVIGVHHLEGHLLSPLLADPAPEFPFIALLVSGGHTQLMRVDGIGQYTLLGETLDDAAGEAFDKSAKLLGLSYPGGPELANLAALGMPGRFKLPRPMLHSGDLEFSFSGLKTAVLTLTKQHELDEQTRADIAHAAQAAIVEVLVSKALFALKQTGLKQLVIAGGVGANQLLRSQLNAAATRKGIQVFYPALEFCTDNGAMIAFAGALRLRQQEPQVGYAFDIKPRWDLQQIS; encoded by the coding sequence ATGAAAAATCTTATCCCCCAGCTGGTTCTCGGCATCGAAAGCTCTTGCGACGAGACCGGTATCGCTCTTTATCACCAAGAACGCAGGCTGCTTGCCCATGCCTTATTCACACAGGCCGCCATGCACAGCGAGTATGGCGGCGTCGTTCCTGAACTTGCTTCACGCGATCATGTGCGCCGTGCACTACCGCTAATACGACAAACGTTGGAGCAAGCCGACTGCCAACTCACCGATCTCGATGCCATCGCCTATACACGCGGCCCCGGTCTCTCCGGCGCGCTATTGGTAGGAGCCAGCATCGGCTGCGCTCTAGGTTATGCGCTCGACATCCCGGTTATTGGCGTTCATCACCTCGAAGGCCATTTGCTTTCGCCGCTACTTGCCGATCCCGCACCCGAATTTCCCTTCATCGCCCTGCTCGTCTCCGGCGGGCATACTCAGTTGATGCGCGTGGACGGCATCGGGCAATACACTTTATTGGGGGAAACACTGGACGACGCCGCTGGCGAGGCTTTCGACAAGAGCGCCAAACTGCTGGGGCTGAGCTACCCCGGCGGCCCTGAGTTGGCAAACCTGGCCGCACTTGGGATGCCCGGACGATTCAAGCTGCCGCGTCCGATGCTGCACAGCGGCGACTTGGAGTTCAGCTTCAGTGGACTTAAGACTGCCGTACTGACACTGACCAAGCAACACGAGCTAGATGAACAGACGCGCGCTGACATCGCCCACGCTGCACAAGCAGCCATCGTGGAAGTGCTAGTCAGCAAAGCACTTTTCGCACTCAAACAGACCGGACTAAAGCAACTAGTGATTGCGGGCGGGGTCGGGGCCAATCAGCTCTTGCGCAGCCAGCTTAACGCAGCCGCCACACGTAAAGGAATTCAGGTGTTCTATCCTGCGCTGGAATTCTGCACGGATAACGGTGCGATGATCGCTTTCGCCGGAGCCTTACGTCTGCGCCAGCAAGAACCGCAAGTGGGATACGCCTTCGACATCAAACCACGCTGGGATCTACAGCAGATTTCTTAG
- a CDS encoding diguanylate cyclase domain-containing protein, with translation MQYVTFFPSVTLAAILAGYRAGLIATVMGMVFATYFFTPPYYSFSHEVLKLSLWSNLVFLGDGIIVSLSIEAMHRFRNRYRRELRLITSSEEQLRVLNGELSALVEKQRQTEADLKILAVAFDAQDAVMITDSQANIVRVNRTFQQITGYAEAEVRGLNPKILSSGRHDSAFFTDMWRQIKCTGAWAGEIWDKRKDGQIYPKQMTITAVKAPDGAVVNYVAIFTDISARKKYEDEIRDMAFADALTGLPNRRLLLNRLSVAVSASARSGQFGALMFLDLDKFKMLNDTLGHDYGDLLLIEVAARIKSCVREVDTVARLGGDEFVVLVENLSDGMEVAQQGASKVAEKIREVLANPYQLKSQPYHSSPSIGLCMFSGTDSSVDDLLKRADQAMYRAKTTGRNRVCLFDSACTDYRNELAGCPPL, from the coding sequence TTGCAGTATGTAACGTTCTTTCCCTCTGTCACGCTTGCGGCAATTCTGGCAGGGTATCGGGCAGGACTGATCGCCACGGTGATGGGAATGGTGTTCGCTACCTACTTTTTCACGCCGCCGTATTACTCCTTTTCCCATGAAGTGCTGAAGCTCAGTCTGTGGTCAAACCTAGTGTTTCTGGGTGATGGGATCATCGTTTCACTGTCCATCGAAGCGATGCATCGATTTCGTAACCGATACAGACGCGAGCTGCGGTTGATCACAAGCTCTGAGGAGCAGTTGCGAGTGCTGAATGGTGAGTTGTCGGCTTTGGTTGAGAAACAGCGACAGACCGAGGCCGATTTGAAAATATTGGCCGTGGCCTTTGATGCGCAGGATGCGGTGATGATCACTGACTCGCAAGCTAACATTGTTCGCGTCAATAGGACGTTTCAGCAAATCACCGGCTATGCCGAAGCCGAGGTGCGGGGATTAAATCCAAAAATCCTTAGCTCTGGACGTCATGATTCGGCATTCTTCACAGATATGTGGCGGCAAATCAAATGCACTGGGGCGTGGGCAGGGGAAATATGGGATAAACGGAAGGATGGTCAGATCTATCCGAAGCAAATGACGATCACTGCCGTGAAAGCCCCCGATGGAGCGGTCGTAAATTATGTGGCGATTTTCACGGATATCTCCGCGCGAAAAAAATACGAAGATGAAATACGGGATATGGCCTTTGCGGATGCCCTGACTGGCCTGCCAAATCGTCGACTATTGCTTAATCGGTTGTCAGTTGCCGTTTCGGCGTCGGCCCGAAGCGGGCAGTTTGGTGCACTCATGTTCCTCGATTTAGACAAATTTAAGATGCTGAATGACACCCTAGGGCACGATTACGGCGATCTGCTCCTAATCGAAGTTGCCGCTCGAATTAAGTCCTGCGTGCGGGAGGTGGATACCGTTGCTCGTCTTGGTGGCGATGAATTCGTAGTGTTGGTCGAGAACCTCAGCGATGGGATGGAGGTAGCACAACAAGGTGCCTCTAAAGTGGCCGAGAAGATTCGTGAGGTATTGGCGAATCCGTATCAGTTAAAGTCGCAGCCGTACCACAGCTCCCCGAGCATCGGTCTGTGTATGTTCAGTGGGACAGATAGTTCGGTCGATGATCTACTCAAGCGGGCTGATCAGGCGATGTATCGAGCTAAGACCACAGGCCGGAATCGAGTCTGCCTTTTCGACTCGGCTTGCACCGACTACCGCAATGAATTGGCAGGTTGCCCGCCACTTTAA
- the mpl gene encoding UDP-N-acetylmuramate:L-alanyl-gamma-D-glutamyl-meso-diaminopimelate ligase: MSQSKHIHILGICGTFMGGIAVLAKQAGYRVTGCDANVYPPMSTQLEEQGIELIEGFGVEQLSLDPDVFVVGNVVSRGNPLMEEILNRGLPYTSGPQWLADTLLRDKWVLAVAGTHGKTTTTSMLAWILEYAGLNPGFLIGGVPQNFGVSARITESPFFVIEADEYDTAFFDKRSKFVHYRPRTAILNNLEFDHADIFADLAAIETQFHHLVRSVPGNGLVVSNGRETSLARVIQRGCWTAVERFGSDDGWNIDDADVVTLNGEVQGNLRWELLGEHNRMNALAALAAARHVGVPVVQGLAALAEFKNVKRRMEVRGTVNDITVYDDFAHHPTAIDTTVAGLRRKVGDARILAVLEPRSNTMKLGVMKDALPVSLKDADLVFCYAGNLGWDARGALSPLGDKAVVKDDLNELIEAIVAAARPGDQILVMSNGGFGGIHGKLLERLA, encoded by the coding sequence ATGAGCCAAAGCAAACATATTCACATCCTCGGCATTTGCGGCACCTTCATGGGCGGCATCGCCGTGCTGGCCAAACAGGCGGGCTACCGCGTCACCGGCTGCGATGCCAACGTCTATCCGCCGATGAGCACCCAACTCGAAGAACAAGGCATCGAGTTGATCGAGGGCTTTGGTGTCGAGCAGTTGTCGCTTGATCCCGACGTGTTCGTGGTCGGCAACGTCGTGTCGCGCGGCAATCCGTTGATGGAGGAGATACTCAATCGCGGCCTGCCCTACACCTCCGGCCCGCAATGGCTGGCCGATACCTTGTTGCGCGACAAGTGGGTGCTGGCGGTGGCGGGTACGCATGGCAAGACGACGACAACCTCGATGCTGGCTTGGATCTTGGAGTATGCCGGGTTGAATCCCGGATTCCTGATCGGCGGCGTACCGCAGAATTTCGGCGTTTCTGCCCGTATCACTGAGTCGCCGTTCTTTGTCATCGAAGCCGACGAATACGACACCGCTTTCTTCGACAAGCGCTCCAAGTTTGTCCATTACCGTCCGCGCACGGCCATCCTCAATAATCTTGAGTTCGATCATGCCGACATCTTTGCCGACCTCGCCGCCATCGAGACGCAGTTCCATCATCTTGTTCGCAGCGTGCCGGGCAATGGCTTGGTGGTGAGTAACGGGCGCGAGACGTCATTGGCGCGCGTTATTCAGCGCGGCTGCTGGACTGCGGTGGAGCGCTTCGGTAGTGACGATGGCTGGAACATCGACGATGCCGATGTGGTGACGCTCAATGGCGAGGTGCAAGGTAACTTGCGCTGGGAGTTGCTCGGTGAACACAATCGCATGAACGCGCTGGCCGCACTGGCCGCTGCGCGCCACGTTGGTGTGCCGGTGGTGCAGGGCTTGGCCGCACTGGCTGAGTTCAAGAACGTCAAGCGACGCATGGAAGTGCGCGGAACGGTCAATGACATCACTGTCTATGACGACTTCGCCCATCATCCTACGGCAATCGACACTACCGTTGCTGGGCTGCGTCGTAAGGTCGGCGACGCGCGCATCCTAGCTGTGCTGGAACCGCGCTCTAACACCATGAAGCTTGGGGTGATGAAGGATGCGTTGCCGGTTAGTCTGAAGGATGCCGATCTGGTGTTCTGTTACGCGGGCAACCTTGGCTGGGATGCGCGCGGCGCACTATCTCCCTTGGGTGACAAGGCGGTGGTGAAGGATGACCTGAACGAGTTGATTGAGGCTATTGTCGCCGCTGCACGCCCCGGTGATCAGATTCTGGTGATGAGTAACGGCGGCTTCGGCGGCATCCATGGCAAGCTATTGGAGCGGTTGGCCTAA
- the rdgB gene encoding RdgB/HAM1 family non-canonical purine NTP pyrophosphatase — MNKLVIASNNPGKLREFQRMLAPLGIEVLTQAQLGISEAEEPHCTFVENALAKARHVSRASGLPALADDSGICVDTLGGAPGVISARFAGDNPKSDQRNNEKLLDTMQGATDRRAHYYCVLVMVRHADDPQPLIAEGEWHGEIAHEARGDGGFGYDPYFWLPHYGKTAAELPHEEKAKISHRAIALSKLLARLEMYAS; from the coding sequence ATGAACAAGCTGGTCATTGCCTCCAACAATCCTGGCAAACTGCGCGAGTTTCAACGCATGTTGGCACCGCTCGGCATAGAAGTCCTGACACAAGCCCAGCTTGGCATCAGCGAAGCAGAAGAGCCGCACTGCACCTTCGTCGAAAACGCACTGGCCAAGGCACGCCACGTCAGTCGCGCCAGCGGTTTACCCGCCTTGGCTGACGATTCTGGCATCTGCGTGGACACGCTGGGCGGTGCACCCGGCGTGATCTCGGCACGTTTTGCTGGAGATAATCCAAAGTCAGACCAGCGCAATAACGAAAAGCTATTAGACACGATGCAAGGCGCTACTGACCGCCGCGCTCATTACTACTGCGTACTGGTAATGGTACGTCACGCCGACGACCCCCAACCTTTGATCGCTGAAGGTGAATGGCACGGCGAGATCGCCCATGAAGCGCGCGGCGATGGCGGCTTCGGCTACGATCCGTATTTCTGGCTACCCCACTACGGAAAAACGGCGGCAGAGTTGCCGCATGAGGAAAAGGCCAAGATAAGCCACCGCGCAATTGCACTAAGCAAGCTATTGGCTAGGCTAGAGATGTATGCAAGCTAA
- the gmk gene encoding guanylate kinase, translating into MSGNLFIISAPSGAGKTSLVQRLLVINSGIRLSISYTTRLPRPGEVNGREYHFVSRDEFVQMSERGDFLESAEVYGNLYGTSESWINSQLHEGSDILLEIDWQGAAQVRRLFPEAISIFILPPSIEALHTRLSGRRQDSEEVIANRMAAAREDISHVSEFDYVIINDKLDEALRQLDAVVIAARQQRKRQMVRYQDLINQLQSLE; encoded by the coding sequence ATGTCAGGCAACCTTTTCATTATCAGTGCTCCATCTGGGGCGGGCAAGACGAGCTTGGTGCAGCGTTTGCTGGTCATAAACTCGGGCATAAGGCTTTCGATTTCTTACACAACGCGCTTACCGCGCCCAGGCGAAGTCAATGGCCGAGAATATCATTTCGTTAGCCGTGACGAGTTTGTGCAAATGTCCGAGCGTGGTGATTTCTTAGAAAGTGCTGAAGTGTACGGAAATCTTTATGGGACATCGGAATCGTGGATAAATTCGCAGCTGCACGAGGGGAGTGACATCCTGTTGGAGATCGACTGGCAAGGTGCGGCTCAGGTGCGCAGGTTGTTTCCGGAAGCGATTAGTATTTTTATCCTGCCGCCCTCGATTGAAGCATTACACACTCGCTTGAGTGGTCGCCGGCAGGATAGTGAAGAAGTCATTGCCAATCGGATGGCAGCCGCACGTGAAGACATCTCGCATGTCTCTGAATTCGATTATGTTATTATCAATGACAAGCTGGACGAAGCTTTGCGGCAACTGGATGCGGTGGTTATCGCCGCTCGGCAGCAGCGCAAGCGTCAAATGGTCAGATACCAAGACCTCATCAATCAATTGCAATCCTTGGAGTAA